The sequence GTCAAGAATGCACTTGGCATTTTGCGAGTTGCTGTCAAACTTGGATGCCCAAGAATTACTGCAGTATGTGTGGATTATTTGGAAGCAGTCCCTTGGGAGGAAGCTGAAGAGGAAGAGATATTAAATACTATACCAAGCATGGGATCTAAGGTGGAACCGGTACTTGCTCGCCTCCAACCAGTCAATCCTACtgcagtaatgaagatttttctTGCAGCCCTTCAATTTGCTACGTCATCACCTCCATCACCGTTGAATGATCTGAAAAACActgctcaagaacagcttgaaTACATGCTTACCGAGGACGATGATGCTCCTTTACTGACCgctgatgaagaaataaagctAGAAGTCATGCGATGTGTCAAGAAGCTGCTTGATAGATTTAACAGCATTGTAGAGTCTCTATTATGTGACCTCCAAGAATCGATTTCAGATGCTGGGAAAATGCAATCGTTGCATTCTTGTTTAACAGATTTGTTATGGGCATGTCAGATATTAGGGAAGTTGGAGATTATCAGAGATTTTGTTTGCAGCTGGACGGAGTTGTCAGTGAAGCTAGTAACCATCGTTCaacaaaaagatgaagaaaatcaAATTCTGAAGACAAAGCTGAAGGTTCTTGAGGTGACCGCAAAAGTATTAGAGGCAATAGGCTATGGCATAGTTGTGTTACCTACAGTAAAACGACTTCACATGGTGAAGCTCTGGCTTCCTTTTGTCCGGACAATGAAGCCTTTAGTCGATTCTGTCACCGAGGAAACTGAGGATGAGATCACACTAAAAGTCGATAGTGAGATATGGCAATCTTTGGAGTCAGCATTTGTTGCTATTATACTTGCATTGCCGTCAGTTGATCAGACAGACATTTTAACAGAGTGGTTGGAAAATCAACAGATTCGATATCCAGACCTCACCGAGGCATTTGAAGTATGGTGTTACAGGTCCAAGGTAGCTAAGCGAAGGCTGGCAACACTTGGGGAAGAGCACAATACAGCTAAAGCAGTATGACTTCTCTCTTCTTTTGCCAATTCTAGGATTTAGCTATCCTCCTTTTCGCGTCACTGATTATATGCTGAAaactttcttttattctttcGAGTTATAACCTAGCTGAATTGGTAAGACATCTTAAAATGGCCTAGCTTCTGTAAAGTGACCTCTATTTTTGTACCCTCTCCATGTTTTCATGCTTATTTCTTATGAAGTATATCAATCATTTTCAGCAATATACTCGGAACTCGAAAAAACTGGAATCTTTGCCTTGAAACTGTATGCCAAGTGATGATTGATGATAACTTATGTTCTTACATTTGAAAGGCTGCTTGTTAGTTATTTGGAACTAGTTCTGTTTTAGCCTTCTTTTCGGTTAGAAAACTAGTCGAACCTTCTCCTTTGTTGTGCTTCCTTTGAGCTGGTGAGGCAgactatgttgctcggactttCCAAAAATGTCAATGGGTGTTCAGATTCttcaaaacttaagtatttttgtAGAATCTGCCACGAGTTCATCAACATGCTTGGAGAGTCGAAGCAAACGTAGAATGCATATGGTTAACATGAATCACTTCTTCTTGCATTTGGTTGTTTTCCTTGTTATCTTGCTACCCTACTTCAAAAGCTTTCTTTTGAGTCgagggtctatcggaaacaTCTCTACTCCAGAAAGACAGGGATAACGTCTGTGTACATTCTACCTGTCCGGACTTCAGTGGTGGGTGTGTATATGTATCTCCAAGCTAGGGGCAAATATAGCAATTCGGTTCGTAGCCGAGTTATGACAGTAAGTCAGGCACCCGTTTAGTCGATTCATTAGCTCTGATATCAATTATTGCGATAAAATGATCGATAATACTGTTAACATGGTGTGATATTTTTCAATACGAATCAAGGCTACGAGgtaattttctgttttttaatGTGAGATTTTATTCGCACGCTCAACATTTACATCCTATCCTTTCGAGAATCTTGTTGGTTGTAACACATAATAGTATATACAATACCCTGTTGATCAAATAGTGGAAAGAACAAATAGGtgcaaataatttaaaaaagaaaagaatcacAAAAGCAAAgattatttccaaaataattGATAGCAACATAAGAGaaattatacttttaaaatgctctttatttttatttcttttccaaaaaaaaaaaaaagaggaagtgAATAAGTATTCTAA comes from Solanum pennellii chromosome 1, SPENNV200 and encodes:
- the LOC107008520 gene encoding BTB/POZ domain-containing protein At3g05675, with amino-acid sequence METVPNELKTSSKIGDRPTSDVVVRLRTQDGRDDWLYCHSHILVEESKYFADRLSDSWPTCQFLDSRNCVEVYCEEPDLDSHVNVLRLFYVIADGLMMEICHGVKNALGILRVAVKLGCPRITAVCVDYLEAVPWEEAEEEEILNTIPSMGSKVEPVLARLQPVNPTAVMKIFLAALQFATSSPPSPLNDLKNTAQEQLEYMLTEDDDAPLLTADEEIKLEVMRCVKKLLDRFNSIVESLLCDLQESISDAGKMQSLHSCLTDLLWACQILGKLEIIRDFVCSWTELSVKLVTIVQQKDEENQILKTKLKVLEVTAKVLEAIGYGIVVLPTVKRLHMVKLWLPFVRTMKPLVDSVTEETEDEITLKVDSEIWQSLESAFVAIILALPSVDQTDILTEWLENQQIRYPDLTEAFEVWCYRSKVAKRRLATLGEEHNTAKAV